TCAGGGTGTCCGTATTCTGGGCGTGAACATTGTTGCTGAAGGTACTAAGTCCCTTGAAGGGACCCATGGTAGCGAAGCCGCTCCAGCTGTAGGGATGATCGCCCTTCGTAAACATATCGGGAATTTGGGTCACGTCGCTCACCAGATCCACGGTTGTATCGAAAGTGCCGGGCATCCATTTGATCAGATTTTCGTCAACGGCTTTCTCTAGCAGGGTGGGATCGGGCAGCGCTTCGGTTTTTCCTTTAGAGTTTACAACCGTACGCTGCTCATTCTTAACGTAATCCACCAGACTCGTAATGTCAGTATGGGTAAAATACGCCGCGCTATTCGGAGCCAGTGCCAGCATTAAACCGAGGTTTAGATCGGAATTGGGCGCTCCTTCCACAACCATTCCCGTTTCCCGGTTTACGGTCGCATGGCAGGCCATGCAGCTAACGCCGATGCGGGCTTTGCCTTCGGCATATTTAACCGTAACGCCAATGGGGGAATAGGCGCCTTTGGCTACGTCAAAGCCGGTATCAATCTTATCTCCCTTACGGAAGGATTTGTCGCCGATCGTAACATCCTGATCGAGTTCAACGCGTAGATTGGTTGTTCCGCGTCCCTTTAACTCGGCGATAGCTTTTGCCACGTTTTTCAGCTTCATCGGACCATCGACGATCCCCAAGATATCCGTTAAAAACACCTCATTGCCAAAGGACTCCTCATACAGTGTACGGCGCCCTAAGGCAAGCAGCTCTTTCGTCACCTCAACGGCGCCATGGGCGGCTGTTAATCTGGGGTCCTGATCCTTCAAGGCGGTACCGGGAACCGTAAGTGTCTTGCCCCAGATATCATACTGACGAATGAAACCCGTTTGCTGGGCTTGGAGCTGCGTAGTATTCTCAAGCTTATGTGCCGGTGGTATATAGGCGTATTCCGGCTCCACGATAGAAGCTGCAAGCCATATGGCTCCTACGATGGCGATCGGGATCAGCCATAGCAGAAGACGCTTCGATTTTCGCATGTCATATCACCCTTTTATAAGCAGGTCTGATGAATCATCTCTTCACTGCCGATATGCAAGGGTTTTAATCTACTTCCACATCATGCCGCAGCGGAGATTCGGCATTCACCTGTTTATCAGGACCTTTTTCCTTCGGAACCAGTCGCTCATCTGTCATGCCTCGATGGTGGTTTTCAAAATCATACTCCGCCAGCCGCCACTCCGTGGAGCCCTTCTGGGGATCGAACGGAAATTCCTCACCGCGTTTCAAATATTCCTCCCGTCCCCATTCATTCGTGTAGGTTCCGTCTACTTCAACCTCTTCTCGTGAAATAGGGTGGAGATCCTTGTCTTTACCGGACATGTCGTATGCTCCTCTCAGGCTTGATTTTAGAAATGATTCATATCGCATAAAGTAACCAGAAAGAGGAGGTACTATCCGCTGAAATTTGCATGAAAGGTCAGGTTATCGGCGTGCCAACGAATCGAGTGCTTCTTGCACAGAGTCCGACGCTGGCGATCTGTCAGCTATTTGGCGAAGACGTTGCGGATATTGATTTTAGAGCATCGAGAATATAGCGCTCCAGCAGAAACCGCGGGTTCTTCCAACGGCTGACCTTGCTGTCGGCCGTAAATACGGCGACTGTACCCAATTGGGGGAAAAGGTAGATTTGCTGTCCCCCATGGCCGTGTGCGAGTGCAAAGGGAGTCCCGTTCTGAACTCCGGTCCACCACTGGAATCCGTAATCGCCAAACGCGGGATAGCCCTCAACCTGCGGAGCGAGTGCTTGCTTAAGCCATGATTCCGGGATGAGTGTTGCACCTTGCCAACGTCCCCCATTCAGGCAGCAAAGACCGAATTTGGCCATGTCGCGTGAGGTAAGATTGAGGCCAATGTGACCCATACTGTGGCCCTCGGGGCTTGGGGACCAGGCGGTATGACGAATGCCGAGCGGCTCGAATACATGTTGTCTGGCATAGGCGTAAGCATCCATTCCTGTAGCCTCGCTAATGGCAACGGAGAGCAGATGGGAATCAATGCTCCGGTATTGAAAGAGGCCCATTTCCTGTTCAATGACAGGGAGGGATAGCGCGAAGCTCGTCCATTTTCGGGTGGCGTGGAACCGGTGAATGAGCGGTTCCCCGAGCTTTTTACCGGTTTGCCACGCAAAGCCTGAGGTCATCGTCAGCAGATGATGAAGGGAAACCTTTTGCAATAGGGGATGGGCTCGTTCGGGAACATATCGCTGGAAGATTTCAATTACTGAGGAATTCAGGTCAGGTAATTCGCCGCGTGAGTGGGCGATGCCGCATAATACCGACGTAAAACTCTTGGTAGCGGACCTGAGATCATTCAGCGAGGTCATGCCATGACCGTTGTAATAGCGTTCGTAGATGAGTTTGCCGGCATGGAGCAGAAGAAAGCTGCGCATTTTCGGGTATTGTTTCTGAATAATCTGATCGACCTGATCGAGCACATCGCGCTGAAGGCCTGCGTCTTCAGGCTCCGCGACAGGAATAGGCGAGCTTATGTCAACAGAGGAGTGGAGAAAAGACTGGGTATTCGACATCATATTTAAAGCCTCCTTGTATCTTACATATGTTATTCTGAGTATCAATTTGTGATATTCACTGATTTCTAGAGTTGGCGGGAGGTTCGATTGAATGTATCTTAACCAATTCCGGGCACAAAGAATGACCTGATGAAAAAACATAGGACATAAAAACATTTTTTGGGAAAGATGAAACAAACAGAAGAATATGATATAATATATTAATGATTCAGTTGCATGCTGTTAGGGTATGTATAGTGTCAGGTGCATTGGTAAGTTGCTGAATATCAACCTAATCATCACCGTAAGAACTGCAATATGGCTTCAACTTAATGAGGTAGATCTTTTCGGCATTCTCTTTAAACGGAGTAATTTTATTCCACACGTTTTGGGAGGGATCCATCATGGCAACGAAAGGTCACAATGAGGTTAAGGAAAGTCTGCGGGAAATGACACGAATTTTCCGGCCTAAAGATCCGAAAAAATTTGTAAAGGAGTATGTCCGGAAGTACCATATTATGGGAGGCTATGAAGAAGAGCTTACTCTTGTTGTTGAGCATGAACTTGGCAAGCTGAATTCCTCCGTTTCGTAACCTGTAATAGCACCTGGTCTATAGAAATATCACCAACACGCATCGCATCTTCACCTTGTTAATGACTAATGACATGAACCATTTAGATTCTATGGTTAAACCGTTTTTGGGACCAATGTCCCGAAAGCGGTTTTTTTGCGTTTGTCAGTCTCCGTTTTTAGTCAACAGGCTCATACTTCCTCGGAAAGTCCATTTTCTAGGGGCATTTTGCAATTGTCCCCACATATATTGTTAGCAATCGATCCGATTAGGATATAAGGGAGTGGACAGATGTGAGGATACAGCTGAGACGGAAGGAAGAGATCGGACATATCCGCGAGGCGGGACGTATATTGGCTGCGTGTCATCGTGAAATAGCGAAAGTTATTAAACCGGGGATCACAACGAGCGAGATCGATGCCAGGGTCGAGAAGTTTCTGGAGAAGAACGGAGCCTTTCCCGAGCAAAAGGGCTATAAAGGATTTCCATACGCCACTTGTGCATCAGTAAATGATGTGGTGTGTCACGGTTTTCCCGACCAGAGGCAGCTGAAAGCGGGGGATGTCGTGACCATAGATATGGTGGTGAACAAGAACGGATGGCTGGCGGACTCCGGCTGGACCTATGCGGTAGATACGGTTTCCCCAGAAGTAAAGCAGCTGATGAAACATACGCATGAAGCGTTGTTTAAAGGGATCGAGGCGGTACGGCATGGGGCAACCTTGGGTGACGTGGGCTATGCGATCGAGCAGGTTGCCGAAAGGGAAGGCTACGGGATTGTAAAATCGCTAGTCGGTCATGGCATCGGCCGGGCCATTCACGAACCGCCCGATGTGCTGAACTATGGAATTCCGGGAAGGGGACTCAAACTCAAACAAGGAATGGTGATTACCATCGAGCCGGTGTTCACCCTGGGACCTTCGGGTGCCGTGTTCTGGGGGGATGACGGCTGGACCATATCCAGTGCGGATGGATCGGTAGGCGTACAGTATGAGCATACCATTGCGGTTACTCGTGAAGGTGCTGTTATTCTGACGGATTAAGATCACGAAAAATATACCATAATAATAGAAGGTATTCTTCGCGATGTTGCCTAGGCTTGCGGAGAACACCTCCTTTATCATGGGGGCTCAGATGAACGTGGAGTGGCTGCAAACAGATTCAAAATGGCGGAAATGACTGTATATATAGCTATGAAGGCTGTCGCTGACGGGTTGCAGAGGATGTCGAATGATAGGTCGTCGGGTGGGGGATACCGCTTGAAAGCGATTGCAAAATCAGTAACGGCGCGACTTTGACGACTTTTCGAACAATTTGTGAACTCCCTGTGAATGATTGACAAAAGCAACCCATGAACTTATATTTAATAAGTGATTGCTTTAATTGACAGGATTACTTCATCCGTGATTGTGCAGGTAGATTACCGCTGTTTGCGCCGGATGGTAGTCTACGAAAATCGGAAAAGTGGGGTAGATCAATGATGAAACGGTGGCAGGCTGTAAAGCGTCTTCTTCCTTTGATGGCCATGTTTGCTTTGGTGTTATCCGGCTGCGGCCGAGAGGACTTGTCGGTCTTAAGACCACAAGGTCCGGTAGCACAAGGTCAACTGGATTTAATTAAGCTCTCCATTTCGATTATGACCGTCGTAATGGTTGTGGTATTTGGAATTGCCGCATACGTGCTTGTTAAATTCCGTAGAAAAAAGGGACAAGATGAAATTCCTGAGCAAGTAGAAGGTAACCATAAGCTGGAGATTATTTGGACGGCGATTCCGCTGCTCTTGGTTCTCGTGCTTGCAGTTCCTACTATTCAAAAGGTATTTGCTTACGGAGAGAACGACTGGAACAATCCAGAAGCAGTTAAGGTGGAAGTTACTTCTCATCAGTTCTGGTGGGAGTTCAATTATCCAGACTACGGCGTAAGAACCGCTCAAGAGCTGGTTATTCCTGTAGGCAAGAAAATTGCGTTCCAATTAAAAACGAATGATGTGCTTCACTCCTTCTGGGTACCATCGCTCGGCGGTAAGATGGATACAAACACAGAAGGCAGCGTTAACTACATGACTCTGGTTGCTGACAAAGCGGATACATACATTGGTAAATGCGCAGAGTTGTGCGGTCCTTCTCACGGCTTCATGGAATTCCGGGTGAAAGCGGTTGACGATGCGGCATTTGACAAATGGGTAGCGGCATTTAAAGAACCTGCAGTGCTTCCTGCGGATGCGGCACTCGCCGAGAAATTCAAGACCAACTGCCTTTCTTGCCACGCTGTGGGCGACCAAGGCGGAGCGATGGGTCCTAACCTGACCGGCATTGGATCACGTGAGACGATTGCGAGTATCTTGCTGAACGACATAAGCGGCAAACCAGGCACAAAGCCGACGAAAGACAACCTGGTGGAATGGCTGATGGAGCCTCAGGCTGTAAAACCTGGCAACACGATGCCTAATCCGAAGGATCTCGGCTTCAGTGATGAAGAAATCGTGCAGATCGCCGATTACTTGGCCAATTATAAGTTGGATAATTAATACAGCAGCAAGAACTTTAAAAGGGGGTACAAACCTTGGCTCACGCTCATGCTCAAAGCCATAGCGTCAAACGCTACACGGGGTTAATGGATTGGCTTACAACCGTTGACCACAAGAAAATCGGTATATTATACCTGATAGCGGGCGGCTTATTCTTCGGGATTGGCGGTATTGAAGCGATTCTGATTCGCTTGCAGTTGATCAAGCCGATGAACGATCTAGTATCAGCTCAAGTATTTAACGAATTGATTACCATGCACGGAACGACGATGATCTTCCTTGGCGTAATGCCAGTTATCTTTGCCGTGATGAATGCGGTCATTCCGCTTCAGATCGGTGCACGTGACGTCGCGTTTCCATTTTTGAACTCGCTCGGATTCTGGACATTTTTGTTCGGTGGAATTTTGCTTAACCTTAGCTGGATTATGGGCGGAGCCCCTGATGCGGGCTGGACATCCTATACGCCGCTATCCACAACGGACTATTCATCTACACATGGTGTAGACTTCTATACAATAGGTCTTCAGATTGCAGGTCTGGGTACGTTGATCGGTGGTATCAACTTCCTGGCTACCATCATAACGATGCGTGCACCTGGAATGTCATTCATGAGAATGCCAATGTTTACATGGACGGCTTTCATTACATCGGCCATGATCCTGTTCGCATTCCCTGCAGTTACGGTAGGTCTCGTATTGCTCAGCTTTGACCGTTTGCTCGGTGCCAATTTCTTTGATGTTGCGGCTGGCGGTAGCCCCGTGTTGTGGCAACATATTTTCTGGATCTTCGGTCACCCTGAAGTTTACATTCTGATTTTGCCGGCATTCGGTATTATCTCAGAAGTTATTCCGACATTCTCCCGTAAACGTTTGTTCGGATACAGCTCCATGGTATTTGCAACCATCCTGATCGCCTTCTTGGGCTTCATGGTTTGGGCTCACCATATGTTTACGACAGGTCTTGGACCTGTAGCGAATGCGCTCTTCTCCATCGCAACGATGCTGATCGCCGTTCCTACCGGTATCAAAATCTTTAACTGGCT
Above is a window of Paenibacillus sp. FSL K6-1330 DNA encoding:
- a CDS encoding transposase — encoded protein: MSGKDKDLHPISREEVEVDGTYTNEWGREEYLKRGEEFPFDPQKGSTEWRLAEYDFENHHRGMTDERLVPKEKGPDKQVNAESPLRHDVEVD
- a CDS encoding serine hydrolase, producing MSNTQSFLHSSVDISSPIPVAEPEDAGLQRDVLDQVDQIIQKQYPKMRSFLLLHAGKLIYERYYNGHGMTSLNDLRSATKSFTSVLCGIAHSRGELPDLNSSVIEIFQRYVPERAHPLLQKVSLHHLLTMTSGFAWQTGKKLGEPLIHRFHATRKWTSFALSLPVIEQEMGLFQYRSIDSHLLSVAISEATGMDAYAYARQHVFEPLGIRHTAWSPSPEGHSMGHIGLNLTSRDMAKFGLCCLNGGRWQGATLIPESWLKQALAPQVEGYPAFGDYGFQWWTGVQNGTPFALAHGHGGQQIYLFPQLGTVAVFTADSKVSRWKNPRFLLERYILDALKSISATSSPNS
- a CDS encoding electron transport protein, which gives rise to MRKSKRLLLWLIPIAIVGAIWLAASIVEPEYAYIPPAHKLENTTQLQAQQTGFIRQYDIWGKTLTVPGTALKDQDPRLTAAHGAVEVTKELLALGRRTLYEESFGNEVFLTDILGIVDGPMKLKNVAKAIAELKGRGTTNLRVELDQDVTIGDKSFRKGDKIDTGFDVAKGAYSPIGVTVKYAEGKARIGVSCMACHATVNRETGMVVEGAPNSDLNLGLMLALAPNSAAYFTHTDITSLVDYVKNEQRTVVNSKGKTEALPDPTLLEKAVDENLIKWMPGTFDTTVDLVSDVTQIPDMFTKGDHPYSWSGFATMGPFKGLSTFSNNVHAQNTDTLSQTEVSEPLWGIDKEIYVGTILQNAAHRKFRYDPSSGLKPTEFFNRLDPNPGTPGVNEVIKIPNFPKVSAIAPNGLYVSSPGFKAGEQVNAMSAYQNTIRPPETDPKEISDAKTINLGAEVFKKAQCITCHAGDFFTNNRVMRATEIGTEPARAKAFHRTQNAFGEAEFYPPDTPVPIPPDAKVTKIPLDDIAPEQIELGFGHKQLGGGYKVKGLIGLRWSAPYLHDGGVAVGPELTQTGVSQTLMKGIHPDPYNSLKALIDRKLRLQVIEANRKDSRLRDTHVTGQGHEYWVDESSGFTQEQQDALVKYLLQLKMK
- the ctaD gene encoding cytochrome c oxidase subunit I, whose amino-acid sequence is MAHAHAQSHSVKRYTGLMDWLTTVDHKKIGILYLIAGGLFFGIGGIEAILIRLQLIKPMNDLVSAQVFNELITMHGTTMIFLGVMPVIFAVMNAVIPLQIGARDVAFPFLNSLGFWTFLFGGILLNLSWIMGGAPDAGWTSYTPLSTTDYSSTHGVDFYTIGLQIAGLGTLIGGINFLATIITMRAPGMSFMRMPMFTWTAFITSAMILFAFPAVTVGLVLLSFDRLLGANFFDVAAGGSPVLWQHIFWIFGHPEVYILILPAFGIISEVIPTFSRKRLFGYSSMVFATILIAFLGFMVWAHHMFTTGLGPVANALFSIATMLIAVPTGIKIFNWLFTMWGGQIRFTSANLFAIGFVPTFVMGGVTGVMLASAPADFQYHDTYFVVAHFHYVIVGGLVFGLFAGLHYWWPKMFGRVLNETLGKWTFWLFAIGFHLTFFVQHFLGLLGMQRRIVSYLPNQNFDELNFISTIGAILMGIGVLAFLANVVATSRKPVGAPNDPWEDGRTLEWSIPSPPPEYNFKQIPLVRGIDAYWKEKMAGNKEMTPSEPVGPIHMPSPSILPFVMSLGLFIAGLGFMFSTEDFSNSFMSLIFNKYIVLIVGLLITFAAMIARSLYDDHGYHIEVEELEGEGKA
- the map gene encoding type I methionyl aminopeptidase yields the protein MRIQLRRKEEIGHIREAGRILAACHREIAKVIKPGITTSEIDARVEKFLEKNGAFPEQKGYKGFPYATCASVNDVVCHGFPDQRQLKAGDVVTIDMVVNKNGWLADSGWTYAVDTVSPEVKQLMKHTHEALFKGIEAVRHGATLGDVGYAIEQVAEREGYGIVKSLVGHGIGRAIHEPPDVLNYGIPGRGLKLKQGMVITIEPVFTLGPSGAVFWGDDGWTISSADGSVGVQYEHTIAVTREGAVILTD
- the coxB gene encoding cytochrome c oxidase subunit II, which produces MMKRWQAVKRLLPLMAMFALVLSGCGREDLSVLRPQGPVAQGQLDLIKLSISIMTVVMVVVFGIAAYVLVKFRRKKGQDEIPEQVEGNHKLEIIWTAIPLLLVLVLAVPTIQKVFAYGENDWNNPEAVKVEVTSHQFWWEFNYPDYGVRTAQELVIPVGKKIAFQLKTNDVLHSFWVPSLGGKMDTNTEGSVNYMTLVADKADTYIGKCAELCGPSHGFMEFRVKAVDDAAFDKWVAAFKEPAVLPADAALAEKFKTNCLSCHAVGDQGGAMGPNLTGIGSRETIASILLNDISGKPGTKPTKDNLVEWLMEPQAVKPGNTMPNPKDLGFSDEEIVQIADYLANYKLDN